A window of candidate division WOR-3 bacterium genomic DNA:
GAGGAGGAAAATTTTAAGGTGGGAAGGGATTTTTATTTAGGTTATGTTCCTGAAAGGGTAAATCCTGGTGATAAAGAATTTACAATTGATAAAATTCCTGTTGTAACAAGCGGTGTTACAAAGAATTGTCTAAAGATTATAAATGAGATTTATAAAGAAATAGTTCCTATGGTATTCCCTGTTTCTTCACCAAAAGTTGCTGAAATGGCAAAAATTTATGAAAATATGTTCCGGAATGTTAATATAGCCCTTTCAAATCAAATGGCTATTTTATGTGACAGAATGGGAATTGATGTATGGGAGGTGATAGAAGCAGCAAAGACAAAGCCTTTTGGTTTTATGCCCTTTTATCCTGGTCCTGGTGTTGGGGGTCATTGTATTCCTGTTGACCCTTATTATTTATCCTTTAAAGCAAAAGAATATGATATGGAGATTGATTTTATAACTCTTGCTGCAAAGGTTAATGATGATATGCCCTATTATGTAGTTGATAGAATTTTGAAAATTTTAAACAGGGAAAAAATACTTCCTTCAGAATCAAAGGTGCTTATCTTTGGTGTTGCTTTTAAAAAGGATATATCTGATGTAAGAAATTCGCCCGCTATAAAAATTATTTCTATTTTAAAGGATATGGTAAAGAAAATTGATTATATTGACCCTTATGTTCCTGAAATAAGAGAATTTAATAAAAAAAGTTTAAATTATAAAAAGAATATTTTAAAGAAATATGATTTAGTAATTATTTTAACTAACCATTCTATTTTACCTTATGAGGAGATACTTGAAAATTCAAAATTGATATTTGATACAAGAGGGGTCTATAAAATAAAGAATAAGAAAATTTATAAACTTGGCGGGGGTAATTAGGCTAATTAAAAAATGTGACTTAAATCACTTGACAGATTCTACAAATAGATATATAATAAAAGCAAGGTCCAAATCCTTTAAAACTCTTAAAATAAAAATGTATAAATTAATTTTCTTCATATCTATAACATGGGCATATGCCCTTGAAGGAATAAATTCAAACCAGTTATCTTCTCAAAATGTTAAATCTTGGATAAATGATTATATTGGATTTGAAAAGAATTTCGGACAGGTAGGAGATTTTGAAGGAAAACCTGTAAAGGAAGTTCTTATAAGGGCAAAACTTCCAAACTTTGGAATTTTCATAACAAGAAAAGGTGTATCTTATGTTATATACTCATATATAGGAAATAAAAATTTTGATAAGAGGGATAAATTATTTCATCCAGAGGAAAACAAAGGTGAAGTTTCCTATTCAAGGATAGATGTTGACCTTATAGGTGCAGATATAAAAGAGGAGAATATAGAGTTTGAAGATCCATTGCCAGGATATACAAATTATTATCTTTCCTCTTGTCCTGATGGAGTTCTTGGAGTTATAACTTATAGAAAGGTAAGGGTAAAGGAAATTTATCCAGGGATTGATTGGGTATGGAGGTATGAGGATGGTAAAATACATCATCAGTTTGAGTTAAAGCCCTTTGCTGATATATCAAGGATAAGGATGGATGTAAAGTATGCAGATGTTGAGATTAAAGATGGTAAGAAACTTATACTTAAAACTCCTATCTCTCAAATAGAGGATGGAGAGATTCTTGCATATCAGGGCTCAAAAGAAATTAATGTTCTTTACAGGCTTAAAGAAGGTTATATTACATTTACTGCAAATTATTCAAGAGAAAATACTTTAATAATAGATCCACCACTTGCACTTTTATGGGCTACTTATTATGGAGGAAGTGATTGGGATGAGGGCTTTTCAATTGCAACGGATGTAGGTGGTAATGTTGTTTTAACAGGAGTAACTTATTCAACTGATTTTCCAACATATAATCCAGGTGGTCTTGCATATTATCAAGGAACAATTGCAGGATATGAAGATGTATTCATATTAAAATTCAACAATTCCGGAGTAAGAATCTGGGCTACTTATTATGGTGGAAGTGATTATGATTGGGGCTGGTCAATTACAACAGATCCAAATGCTAATATTTTTGTAACTGGACGCACAAAGTCATCGGATTTTCCAACATATAATCCAGGTGGAAATACTTATTATCAGGGAACAATTGCAGGAGGTTATGATATATTCATTTTAAAATTCAGCATTTCCGGGGTAAGAAAATGGGCAACTTATTATGGAGGAAGTTCGTATGAAAGTGGATATTCAATCACAACAGATGCAGATGCCAATGTTTTTTTAACCGGAGAGACTTCTTCTCATGATTTCCCTACATATGATCCAGGCGGAAATGCTTATTATCAGGGAACATATGGTGGAGAATGGGCTGATGCCTTCATTTTAAAATTTGATAATTTTGGTGTAAGAAAATGGGCTACTTATTATGGTGGAGATTCTGTAGATGTAGGCCAATCAATTACAACGGATGCAAGCGGTAATGTTTTTTTAACAGGAGGAACTCGTTCAACCAATTTTCCTCTACAGGACCCAGGTGGAGGTGCTTACTATCAGGGAACAAAGGCAGGATATAGTGATGTATTCATTTTAAAATTTGATAATTCAGGAGTAAGGAAATGGGCTACTTATTATGGGGGAAATTATAGAGAAGGTGGCAATTCAATTACAACAGATGCAAGTGGTAATGTTTTCTTAACAGGATGGACTGAGTCAACTAATTTTCCTACACAGGACCCAGGTGGAGGTGCTTATTATCAAACAAACGCAGGAGGAGATGATCCATTCATTTTAAAATTTGATAATTCAGGAGTAAGGCTATGGGCTACTTATTATGGAGGAAATGATGATGATGAAGGCTGGTCAATTACAACAGATGCAAGTGGTAA
This region includes:
- a CDS encoding nucleotide sugar dehydrogenase: MISEIIKKIKKRDLKIGIIGLGYVGLPLAELFLKKGFKVLGFDISEVKIKNFKKGIFGIEDINEEFLKEKINSGEFNVSSDEKIIKEMDAIFICVPTPVTKERVPDLSFVLNAANSVKRNIKKGDIIVLKSTTFPETTEKILLPIFEEENFKVGRDFYLGYVPERVNPGDKEFTIDKIPVVTSGVTKNCLKIINEIYKEIVPMVFPVSSPKVAEMAKIYENMFRNVNIALSNQMAILCDRMGIDVWEVIEAAKTKPFGFMPFYPGPGVGGHCIPVDPYYLSFKAKEYDMEIDFITLAAKVNDDMPYYVVDRILKILNREKILPSESKVLIFGVAFKKDISDVRNSPAIKIISILKDMVKKIDYIDPYVPEIREFNKKSLNYKKNILKKYDLVIILTNHSILPYEEILENSKLIFDTRGVYKIKNKKIYKLGGGN
- a CDS encoding SBBP repeat-containing protein → MYKLIFFISITWAYALEGINSNQLSSQNVKSWINDYIGFEKNFGQVGDFEGKPVKEVLIRAKLPNFGIFITRKGVSYVIYSYIGNKNFDKRDKLFHPEENKGEVSYSRIDVDLIGADIKEENIEFEDPLPGYTNYYLSSCPDGVLGVITYRKVRVKEIYPGIDWVWRYEDGKIHHQFELKPFADISRIRMDVKYADVEIKDGKKLILKTPISQIEDGEILAYQGSKEINVLYRLKEGYITFTANYSRENTLIIDPPLALLWATYYGGSDWDEGFSIATDVGGNVVLTGVTYSTDFPTYNPGGLAYYQGTIAGYEDVFILKFNNSGVRIWATYYGGSDYDWGWSITTDPNANIFVTGRTKSSDFPTYNPGGNTYYQGTIAGGYDIFILKFSISGVRKWATYYGGSSYESGYSITTDADANVFLTGETSSHDFPTYDPGGNAYYQGTYGGEWADAFILKFDNFGVRKWATYYGGDSVDVGQSITTDASGNVFLTGGTRSTNFPLQDPGGGAYYQGTKAGYSDVFILKFDNSGVRKWATYYGGNYREGGNSITTDASGNVFLTGWTESTNFPTQDPGGGAYYQTNAGGDDPFILKFDNSGVRLWATYYGGNDDDEGWSITTDASGNVFLTGITCSSDFPTYNPGGYAYYQGYVGPCEAFILEFNNSGVRKWATYYGGSDGEWGNSIATDISGNIFVTGETSSNDFPTFYPGGNTYYQGVYAGYTDAFILKFESSISVKENLNSFKEKNNLYVLRNSKSLVLVFDIKEPSEIELDFYKLDGSLIEKRNYGYFEKGMQRLEINLSGINKNTYFIKVKMGKYTETVKVLNVE